In Bacteroidota bacterium, the genomic stretch CCTTAAGGATGTATATACAATGGCAAAAAAATATGGATCATTAGTGATTTTTGATTCTGCACGTTTTGCTGAAAATGCATATTTTATAAAAATTAGAGAAAAAGGATATCAGGATAAAACTATTAAGGAAATTGTAAAAGAAATGTTTTCTTATGCCGATGGAATGACTATGAGTAGTAAGAAAGATGCTATTGTAAATATGGGTGGTTTTATCGGACTTAATAGCGAGAAATTATTTAAAGAAGCAACTGTTTTTAATATTATGTTTGAGGGCTACATCACTTACGGTGGAATGTCGGGTAGAGATATGAATGCTTTGGCACAAGGATTAAGAGAAGGAATTGAATTTGAATATCTGGAATCACGTATTAATCAAATTGCGTATCTTGGTGAAAAACTTAAAGAACGAGGAGTGATAAGCCAAGAACCTTTTGGAGGTCATGCTGTTTTTGTGGATGTTAAAAAGTTTTTACCTCATATTCCTCAAAGTCAATATCCTGCACAATTACTAGGAGTTGAATTATACATTGAAGGTGGAGTAAGAGCTGTTGAAATAGGAACATTGCTCGCTGATAGAGACCCTGTTACAAGAAAAGATAGATTTCCTGAGCTTGAATTTTTGAGATTAGCAATTCCACGCAGAGTTTATACTTACAAGCATATAGATTATGTAGTGGCTTGTTTGTCAAATATTTATGAAAGAAGAAATGAATATAAAAATGGCTTTAAAATAAAATATGAAGCCCCTATTATGAGGCATTTTACAGTTGAATTAGAACGAATATAAATATAATTTTCAGATAAT encodes the following:
- a CDS encoding tryptophanase; amino-acid sequence: MNLPFAEPYKIKVVETVKRSTREQREKWIKEADYNLFKLSSEHVYIDLLTDSGTGAMSDLQWSEIMKGDESYAGAKSYFNLKETIKDITGFEYFLPTHQGRAAENVLFSVLIKEGDFIPGNSHFDTTKGHIEFRKATAVDCIIDEASDTKNQHPFKGNLDLNKLEDVFKNNPIKKIPFIVVTVTCNTPGGQPVSMQNLKDVYTMAKKYGSLVIFDSARFAENAYFIKIREKGYQDKTIKEIVKEMFSYADGMTMSSKKDAIVNMGGFIGLNSEKLFKEATVFNIMFEGYITYGGMSGRDMNALAQGLREGIEFEYLESRINQIAYLGEKLKERGVISQEPFGGHAVFVDVKKFLPHIPQSQYPAQLLGVELYIEGGVRAVEIGTLLADRDPVTRKDRFPELEFLRLAIPRRVYTYKHIDYVVACLSNIYERRNEYKNGFKIKYEAPIMRHFTVELERI